A genomic segment from Actinomyces lilanjuaniae encodes:
- a CDS encoding polyphosphate polymerase domain-containing protein, producing the protein MSTAPLTLAPAPTTSSRVARRRSSLRLMAPGATTSVAPAPASPVAAPLAPLAPATAPVAPSPAYPEPPSIRRDDGLSTDHLPAITLAELNAAAGLLTRVDRKYLVPLAVAQDLLGALAGQAHVLQIDGLRRFRYASTYFDTPSLESYYLAARKRRRRFKVRTRTYLDSDLCFLEVKTQGSRETTVKERLDYRSRDASRITRAGRDYVATCLREAGIGNQDDARRTTAQLSPVLDSTYERTTLHLPAEEARLTIDTSLAWRARTDRTGHTVRVNGLAVVETKTSAASSPADRLLWARGYRPVGISKYATAMAVLHPELPSHKWHRTLTRELAHATSTCGVTADVTPAA; encoded by the coding sequence ATGAGTACAGCACCCCTGACCCTGGCACCCGCGCCCACGACGTCGTCACGCGTCGCGCGGCGCAGAAGCTCCCTGCGCCTTATGGCTCCTGGTGCAACCACCTCTGTAGCACCCGCCCCTGCCTCCCCGGTGGCAGCACCGCTCGCGCCCCTGGCACCGGCCACCGCACCAGTCGCGCCGTCCCCGGCCTACCCGGAACCACCATCCATCCGTCGGGATGACGGACTCAGCACTGACCACCTGCCCGCCATCACCCTGGCCGAGCTCAACGCCGCAGCGGGGCTGCTGACCCGGGTCGACCGCAAGTACCTGGTGCCCCTGGCAGTCGCCCAGGACCTTCTTGGTGCGCTGGCCGGGCAGGCCCACGTCCTTCAGATCGACGGGCTGCGCCGCTTCCGCTATGCCTCCACCTACTTCGACACCCCCAGCCTGGAGTCCTACTACCTGGCAGCCCGCAAGCGGCGCCGTCGCTTCAAGGTCCGCACCCGCACCTACCTGGACTCCGACCTGTGCTTCCTGGAGGTCAAGACGCAGGGCTCGCGCGAGACCACGGTCAAGGAGCGCCTGGACTACCGCTCCCGCGACGCCAGCCGGATCACCAGAGCCGGGCGTGACTACGTGGCCACCTGCCTGCGCGAGGCCGGGATCGGCAACCAGGACGACGCGCGGCGTACCACGGCCCAGCTGTCCCCCGTCCTGGACAGCACCTACGAGCGAACCACCCTGCACCTGCCCGCCGAGGAGGCCCGCCTCACTATCGACACCTCCCTGGCCTGGAGGGCGCGGACCGACCGCACAGGACACACGGTGCGCGTCAACGGGCTCGCCGTCGTCGAGACCAAGACCTCTGCGGCCTCCTCCCCGGCGGACCGGCTCCTGTGGGCCAGGGGGTACCGCCCCGTGGGCATCTCCAAGTACGCCACAGCCATGGCCGTCCTCCACCCCGAGCTGCCGTCCCACAAGTGGCACCGCACCCTGACCCGCGAGCTCGCCCACGCCACGTCCACCTGCGGTGTCACGGCCGACGTCACGCCCGCCGCCTGA
- a CDS encoding DUF4411 family protein — protein MSYTLDTNILINMERRYPRDLFTSLWDTLEVAARQGEVCMCETAYKELERGGDDLASWAKSIPNFICTATNDELATVANISRDHPGWVQGQKNYGDPFIIAHAKRDGLVIVTEEGRKGPNTVDKNQKIPNIADEYGIECITFFDLLRVQGWKF, from the coding sequence GTGAGCTACACCTTGGACACCAACATACTCATCAACATGGAGCGCCGGTACCCGCGGGACTTATTTACCTCCCTCTGGGACACCCTGGAGGTCGCCGCTCGCCAGGGCGAGGTGTGCATGTGCGAGACAGCCTACAAGGAGCTGGAGCGAGGAGGCGACGACCTGGCCTCGTGGGCTAAGAGCATCCCCAATTTCATCTGTACTGCCACAAATGATGAACTGGCCACAGTTGCCAACATATCCAGAGACCACCCTGGATGGGTGCAAGGGCAGAAGAACTACGGAGACCCATTCATCATTGCTCACGCGAAGAGAGACGGCCTGGTCATCGTGACCGAAGAGGGACGCAAAGGCCCGAACACGGTCGACAAAAATCAGAAGATCCCCAATATTGCTGACGAGTACGGAATCGAGTGCATCACGTTCTTCGACCTGCTCCGCGTCCAGGGATGGAAATTCTGA
- a CDS encoding carbohydrate-binding domain-containing protein, with protein MKTPRYRTGRRACAALALLASTALTAGCWNLAGSGSVSSSPASSGASASSDGTESSGTDSQDSDSQDSDPQGSDSQDSESQDSSQDSSDSATSSQEESSTTAWTTIGSAVAQASTGATTADILAANAEVADVTTEQDDAGTYDASSATTISLAGTSATVDGEGASTEGSTVTITAGGTYVVSGEATDGQLVVNAPDAEVRLVLDGANVTSTTGAAVNVQDAGEAVIVLAQGSTNTLADAQTYADTSEDAPTAALFSSDTLTITGTGSLDVTGSYNDGISSKNGLVVTGDTTITVTAADDGVRGKDYLVVESGTLTVTAGDDGLKSSEDDDETKGFVALGQADVTLTAGDDGITAHTDVTVAGTTVTITAGGGQANAVIEEVAPGQDQTDPSEQSTEESAEDTDDSSSSPKGITAGVSYTQDSGTVTVDAAHEGVEAAFINVGDGRLHIASGDDGINASSGDVVIEGYEAAETDTEADDGSVLTVSGGEVQVSYASSDGIDSNGSAYVTGGIVLVSGQAGAMDGAIDVNGASQLVGLTGSPSVTSGDTLTVTEAAADSAGEEVASLEVTFTAEAVTVIGLTEGQEYTVASTSGGSATGTAAALSSGMGGPGGGDPQDGQAPQGGGAGGAQPDGTAPQG; from the coding sequence GTGAAGACACCCCGCTACCGCACCGGCCGACGAGCCTGCGCCGCCCTCGCCCTCCTCGCCTCTACTGCACTGACCGCCGGGTGCTGGAACCTGGCAGGCTCGGGCTCCGTGTCAAGCAGCCCCGCCTCCTCCGGCGCCAGCGCCTCCTCAGACGGCACGGAGTCCTCCGGAACCGACTCTCAGGACTCCGACTCTCAGGACTCTGACCCCCAGGGTTCTGACTCCCAGGATTCTGAGTCCCAGGACAGCTCCCAGGACTCCAGCGACTCCGCTACCAGCTCCCAGGAGGAGTCCTCGACAACGGCCTGGACCACGATCGGCTCCGCCGTCGCCCAGGCCTCCACGGGCGCCACTACCGCCGACATCCTGGCCGCCAACGCCGAGGTGGCCGACGTGACCACCGAGCAGGACGACGCGGGCACCTATGACGCCTCCTCTGCCACCACTATCAGCCTGGCCGGGACCTCCGCCACGGTCGACGGTGAGGGCGCGAGCACGGAGGGCTCCACCGTCACCATTACCGCTGGCGGCACCTACGTGGTCTCCGGGGAGGCCACCGACGGCCAGCTCGTGGTCAACGCCCCTGACGCCGAGGTCCGCCTAGTCCTGGACGGAGCGAACGTCACCAGCACCACCGGGGCCGCTGTCAACGTCCAGGACGCTGGCGAGGCGGTCATCGTCCTGGCTCAGGGCTCAACCAACACCCTGGCTGACGCACAGACCTACGCCGACACCTCCGAGGACGCCCCTACCGCGGCCCTCTTCTCCTCCGACACGCTCACCATCACCGGGACCGGCTCCCTGGACGTGACCGGCTCCTACAACGACGGCATCTCCTCCAAGAACGGCCTGGTGGTCACCGGGGACACCACCATCACCGTCACCGCCGCCGACGACGGAGTGCGTGGTAAGGACTACCTGGTGGTGGAGTCCGGGACGCTAACCGTCACCGCAGGCGACGACGGCCTGAAGTCCAGCGAGGACGACGACGAGACCAAGGGGTTTGTCGCGCTGGGGCAGGCAGACGTCACCCTGACCGCCGGGGACGACGGGATCACCGCACACACTGACGTCACCGTCGCGGGGACCACCGTGACCATCACCGCTGGTGGCGGGCAGGCCAACGCCGTCATCGAGGAGGTGGCGCCCGGCCAGGATCAGACCGACCCCTCTGAGCAGTCCACCGAGGAGTCGGCTGAGGACACTGACGACTCCTCGTCCTCCCCCAAGGGGATTACCGCAGGGGTGAGCTACACCCAGGACTCCGGGACGGTGACAGTGGACGCGGCCCACGAGGGCGTCGAGGCGGCCTTCATCAACGTAGGTGACGGGAGGCTCCACATCGCCTCCGGTGACGACGGCATCAACGCCTCCAGCGGCGACGTTGTCATTGAGGGCTACGAGGCCGCCGAGACCGACACCGAGGCCGACGACGGATCCGTGCTGACGGTCTCCGGGGGCGAGGTGCAGGTCTCCTACGCCTCCTCCGACGGCATCGACTCCAACGGGTCGGCCTACGTCACCGGCGGGATCGTCCTGGTCTCCGGGCAGGCCGGGGCCATGGACGGTGCCATCGACGTCAACGGCGCCAGCCAGCTGGTAGGCCTGACCGGGTCACCCTCCGTAACCAGCGGGGACACACTGACCGTCACTGAAGCCGCCGCTGACTCCGCCGGGGAGGAAGTCGCCTCCCTGGAAGTGACCTTCACCGCCGAGGCGGTCACGGTCATCGGCCTGACCGAGGGCCAGGAGTACACGGTGGCCTCCACCTCCGGCGGCTCGGCCACAGGGACTGCGGCCGCGCTGTCGTCGGGGATGGGCGGCCCTGGTGGTGGTGACCCTCAGGACGGTCAGGCCCCCCAGGGTGGTGGTGCCGGCGGCGCCCAGCCGGACGGGACGGCGCCCCAGGGCTGA
- a CDS encoding ATP-binding protein, which translates to MVADEEDLTEALARLELEGGDCLEIEAKTFAEYSRSALGPTLSAFANLPGGGTILLGVSEDPVKVVGVPNPHQQMQAVVSQARQGFSSRITVDTHSIELDGRTVVVANVQEAPVNAKPVRWAGNDAAYLRQYDGDYQMSLQEEQQLLMRHQRPREDTAPVPGTSISSLDDNLVRVFLRNVRAGSTSLREQPDKEILLNLNVLTDDGEVTLAGLYALGQYPQRHVPTLAITAAVLGGQTGPRASERLRIDGAVPRMLIAAVDWVSQHTRTDITFDQDGHGRNTHEYPLVAVRELIANALVHRDLSEPALSKGIEIRLKQDRLVISSPGGLWGVSVDQLGTQHGKSAVNERLYDICTFAADTEERRVIEGLGTGIRAVRDALREADMEPVRFHDTGVRFTALLPRSALLSPADLNWLSALDSTGLTVEQRHALVDMRHGRSWRNSTYRRRFGLDSEQARRQLQDLSNRGLAMISGTKGSTSYALAPAASLVKESAGPGQTAPGTRTPEEPQTPTTPGDPVGLSGNTLAVWASLETGARSRAQIAEATGLTRRQVGYALDLLRRSGLVSVQGGQGSRTTTYQRT; encoded by the coding sequence GTGGTTGCCGATGAGGAGGATCTCACCGAGGCACTTGCCCGACTCGAGCTTGAGGGAGGCGACTGCCTGGAGATCGAGGCAAAGACCTTCGCAGAGTACTCCCGGTCGGCTCTCGGCCCGACTCTGTCGGCCTTCGCCAACCTTCCCGGCGGGGGCACGATCCTTCTGGGCGTCAGTGAGGACCCGGTCAAGGTGGTCGGGGTCCCCAATCCCCACCAGCAGATGCAGGCAGTGGTGTCTCAAGCGCGCCAGGGCTTCTCCAGCAGGATTACTGTTGACACCCACAGCATCGAGCTTGATGGCAGGACCGTCGTCGTCGCAAACGTGCAGGAGGCGCCAGTCAATGCCAAGCCCGTCCGCTGGGCAGGCAACGATGCCGCCTACCTGCGCCAGTACGACGGCGACTACCAGATGTCCCTCCAGGAGGAGCAGCAGCTGCTGATGCGCCACCAGCGTCCCCGCGAGGACACAGCCCCCGTACCGGGCACCTCGATCAGCAGCCTCGATGACAACCTGGTGAGGGTCTTCCTGCGCAACGTACGCGCTGGCTCGACATCTTTGAGGGAGCAACCTGACAAGGAGATCCTGCTCAATCTCAACGTCCTGACGGACGACGGCGAGGTCACACTGGCTGGCCTGTACGCCCTGGGACAGTATCCGCAAAGGCATGTCCCCACCCTCGCCATCACGGCTGCAGTCCTTGGGGGGCAGACCGGACCACGCGCCTCCGAGCGCCTCAGGATCGACGGTGCAGTTCCCCGCATGCTCATCGCCGCCGTCGACTGGGTGTCCCAGCACACACGGACCGACATCACGTTCGACCAGGATGGGCACGGCCGGAACACGCACGAGTACCCCCTGGTCGCCGTCCGCGAGCTCATCGCCAACGCCCTCGTCCACCGTGACCTGTCGGAACCGGCCCTGTCCAAGGGGATCGAGATCCGCCTGAAGCAGGACCGCCTTGTCATCTCCAGCCCGGGCGGCCTGTGGGGAGTAAGCGTGGACCAGCTGGGAACCCAGCATGGGAAGTCAGCGGTCAACGAGCGCCTGTACGACATCTGCACCTTCGCTGCTGACACTGAGGAACGGCGCGTGATCGAGGGCCTCGGCACCGGAATCCGCGCGGTGCGCGACGCTTTGCGCGAGGCAGACATGGAGCCCGTCCGCTTTCATGACACCGGCGTGCGGTTTACCGCCCTGCTGCCCAGATCTGCCCTGTTGTCCCCAGCCGACCTCAACTGGCTCTCCGCCCTTGACTCAACGGGTCTCACCGTCGAGCAGCGTCACGCCCTGGTGGACATGAGGCACGGCCGGTCCTGGAGGAACTCAACCTACCGACGCCGCTTCGGCCTGGACTCGGAGCAGGCCCGACGACAGCTGCAGGACCTCAGTAACCGTGGTCTAGCCATGATCTCGGGAACAAAAGGCTCGACGTCATACGCGCTCGCACCCGCCGCGTCCCTGGTCAAGGAGTCGGCGGGTCCGGGCCAGACGGCTCCTGGCACGAGGACACCAGAAGAGCCGCAGACTCCGACGACGCCTGGTGACCCGGTCGGGCTGTCTGGCAACACCCTCGCGGTCTGGGCAAGTCTGGAGACCGGGGCCAGATCGCGCGCACAGATCGCCGAGGCAACTGGGCTGACCAGGCGTCAGGTCGGGTACGCGCTGGACCTGCTCAGGAGGTCGGGACTCGTCTCCGTCCAGGGTGGCCAGGGGAGCAGGACCACCACCTACCAGCGCACCTGA
- a CDS encoding helix-turn-helix domain-containing protein — MPPARAPINGATLRWAREVALVGKDELARAASINEHRVTEFENGDTRPTLKQLEAIAKKLDRTPAFFFTEPPAEPDVPEAVDFRSGNGEPPPSHLAREMRRAEQHRETVIDLEGTPPSPALVEPINRHNATARARELRGLLDLSESSTPPGNGDTQTLGFWRTLLERHGYLVFQTTRVQLGVFRGLSIHHDVLPIILLNGADSNNGKVFTLFHEVAHLANRTSGMCALDDDVNEEAVANMFAANFLMPDAQVSRLASTVSGTATERAEEIAKALKVSSLAAGVRLRTLDLITDEELESVRRDSDRRWAQARESQKKSPGGPPSWQIRYRNLGPGYVGTIAHALEDERVDLLDASHLLYARVPDVQRMIDEYYRTEALT; from the coding sequence ATGCCGCCAGCTCGCGCACCGATTAACGGGGCCACTCTTCGGTGGGCGCGTGAGGTAGCCCTTGTTGGCAAGGACGAGCTTGCTCGGGCTGCCAGCATTAATGAGCACCGCGTTACTGAGTTCGAGAACGGCGACACCCGCCCTACCCTCAAGCAGCTCGAGGCGATAGCAAAGAAGCTCGACCGAACGCCCGCCTTCTTCTTCACGGAACCGCCCGCCGAGCCTGACGTCCCGGAGGCAGTCGATTTTCGTTCCGGTAACGGGGAGCCGCCCCCCTCCCACCTCGCCAGGGAGATGCGCCGGGCCGAGCAGCATCGCGAGACGGTGATCGACCTGGAGGGCACACCTCCAAGCCCCGCCCTCGTCGAACCAATTAACCGACATAATGCCACCGCGCGAGCGCGTGAGCTGCGCGGTCTTCTTGACCTGAGTGAGTCCTCCACGCCTCCCGGAAACGGGGACACTCAGACCCTAGGCTTCTGGCGCACGCTCCTGGAGCGGCACGGCTACCTCGTGTTTCAGACCACCAGAGTTCAGCTGGGCGTCTTCCGCGGGCTCTCGATCCACCACGACGTCCTGCCGATAATCCTGCTCAACGGCGCGGACTCCAACAATGGGAAAGTCTTCACCCTGTTCCATGAGGTCGCCCACCTGGCCAACCGCACCAGCGGCATGTGCGCCCTGGACGACGACGTCAACGAGGAGGCGGTCGCCAACATGTTCGCCGCGAACTTCCTGATGCCAGACGCCCAGGTCAGCAGACTCGCCTCCACTGTCAGTGGCACCGCGACCGAACGGGCTGAGGAGATCGCCAAGGCCCTCAAGGTAAGCAGCCTAGCTGCTGGCGTCCGGCTCCGCACGCTTGACCTGATCACTGACGAAGAGCTGGAGTCCGTTCGCCGCGACAGTGATCGCAGGTGGGCACAGGCCCGAGAGTCCCAGAAGAAGAGCCCGGGCGGCCCCCCGAGCTGGCAGATCCGCTACAGGAACCTAGGACCGGGATACGTTGGTACCATTGCTCATGCCCTGGAGGACGAGCGGGTTGACCTGCTCGACGCCAGCCACCTGCTATATGCACGGGTCCCAGACGTGCAGCGGATGATCGATGAGTACTACAGGACCGAGGCTCTCACGTGA
- a CDS encoding phage holin family protein, translating to MEMIVRTLGNAVGLWLAAALLPGLDVPRSGGAAQMWLNLVVVGLVLALVNSVIKPVARVLAFPLYIVTFGLFALVVNGAMLSLAGWLTDHLGTLGAAGSVPLGLEVASFGWAVAGSVVVSVISAAVVAMFVRSED from the coding sequence ATGGAGATGATCGTGCGGACCCTCGGCAACGCGGTCGGCCTGTGGCTGGCTGCGGCGCTGCTGCCTGGACTTGACGTGCCCCGGTCGGGTGGGGCGGCGCAGATGTGGCTGAACCTGGTGGTTGTCGGCCTCGTCCTGGCACTGGTGAACTCCGTGATCAAGCCGGTGGCAAGGGTGCTGGCCTTCCCGCTCTACATCGTGACCTTCGGCCTGTTCGCCCTCGTGGTCAACGGGGCGATGCTCAGCCTGGCGGGGTGGCTCACCGACCACCTGGGTACCCTGGGGGCCGCGGGCTCGGTGCCGCTGGGCCTTGAGGTCGCCTCCTTCGGATGGGCCGTGGCCGGGTCGGTAGTCGTCTCAGTGATCTCAGCGGCGGTCGTGGCGATGTTCGTCCGCTCAGAGGACTAG
- the hisC gene encoding histidinol-phosphate transaminase, translating into MTEVRTSVRIRQAVTSLPSYVPGARPGHGDVAKLSSNELPFPPQEAVVAAMTRVAAEANRYPEMTGEGLVSALAHRWGVEASQVVVGNGSVALIQHLLDTVCDQGDEVVMPWRSFEAYPICVAVAGAHAVTVPLTSQGRHDVPAMLAALTPRTRVVMACTPNNPTGAALSAEELTALVEGVPRDVVVLVDEAYLDFVTDPSVGDALDLLPHHPNLVVSRTFSKAHALAGLRVGYLIAEPGLASAVRSVATPFGVSLPAQAAAVAALGEEVRAETARRARLVVAERERVVAALRGQGWEVPTTQGNFFWLGVGDQAAALAGHFAQAGVLVRPFAGEGVRVSIGTPEENDRVLEAAAAWSAR; encoded by the coding sequence ATGACCGAGGTAAGGACGAGCGTGCGCATCCGCCAGGCGGTGACCAGCCTGCCCTCCTACGTGCCCGGGGCGCGCCCCGGGCACGGCGACGTCGCCAAGCTGTCCTCCAACGAGCTGCCCTTCCCGCCCCAGGAGGCCGTGGTGGCCGCCATGACCCGGGTGGCCGCCGAGGCCAACCGCTACCCGGAGATGACCGGTGAGGGGCTGGTGTCCGCGCTCGCGCACCGGTGGGGGGTAGAGGCCAGCCAGGTGGTGGTGGGCAACGGCTCGGTGGCTCTCATCCAGCACCTCCTGGACACGGTGTGCGACCAGGGCGACGAGGTCGTCATGCCGTGGCGCTCCTTCGAGGCCTACCCGATCTGCGTGGCCGTGGCCGGGGCCCACGCCGTCACGGTGCCGCTGACGTCCCAGGGGAGGCACGACGTCCCCGCCATGTTGGCTGCCCTCACCCCCCGCACCCGCGTGGTCATGGCCTGCACCCCCAACAACCCCACCGGGGCCGCCCTGAGCGCCGAGGAGCTGACCGCGCTGGTGGAGGGGGTGCCCCGCGATGTCGTCGTGCTCGTGGACGAGGCCTACCTGGACTTCGTCACCGACCCCTCCGTGGGCGACGCTCTGGACCTGCTGCCCCACCACCCCAACCTGGTGGTCTCGCGCACCTTCTCCAAGGCCCACGCCCTGGCTGGGCTGCGGGTGGGCTACCTGATAGCTGAGCCGGGGCTGGCCAGCGCGGTGCGCAGCGTGGCCACGCCCTTCGGGGTGAGCCTGCCCGCCCAGGCTGCCGCTGTGGCGGCCCTCGGTGAGGAGGTCCGGGCGGAGACCGCCCGACGTGCCAGACTCGTCGTCGCTGAGCGGGAGCGGGTAGTGGCTGCCCTGCGTGGGCAGGGCTGGGAGGTTCCCACCACCCAGGGCAACTTCTTCTGGCTGGGGGTGGGGGACCAGGCTGCGGCGCTGGCCGGGCACTTCGCCCAGGCAGGTGTGCTGGTGCGCCCCTTTGCCGGGGAGGGCGTGCGGGTCAGCATCGGCACCCCGGAGGAGAACGATCGGGTCCTGGAGGCGGCGGCAGCGTGGTCAGCCCGCTGA
- a CDS encoding MerR family transcriptional regulator, giving the protein MDRTWISITEMSRRCGLSPDTLRWYEKEGLVSPVPRGPDGRRRYHATDQSTVWVLTALREAGMPTSQMRRFAELMAEGATTHGRRITILQEQLGRLREHRDRLDRAEQALHAKITHYEELIAQGLDCTGSPVPQTLRALQASRN; this is encoded by the coding sequence GTGGATCGCACCTGGATCAGCATTACCGAGATGTCCCGGCGGTGCGGGCTGAGCCCGGACACCCTGCGCTGGTATGAGAAGGAGGGACTGGTCTCCCCGGTTCCCCGCGGCCCCGACGGCCGACGTCGTTACCACGCCACTGACCAGTCAACGGTCTGGGTCCTCACGGCGCTGCGCGAGGCTGGGATGCCCACCTCACAGATGCGGCGCTTCGCCGAGCTGATGGCTGAGGGCGCGACGACCCACGGCAGGCGTATCACGATCCTCCAGGAGCAACTGGGGCGCCTGCGCGAGCACCGTGACCGCCTGGACCGCGCCGAGCAGGCCCTGCACGCCAAGATCACCCACTACGAGGAGCTCATCGCTCAGGGGCTGGACTGCACCGGCAGCCCTGTCCCGCAGACACTGCGCGCCCTCCAGGCCAGCCGGAACTGA
- a CDS encoding proteasome accessory factor PafA2 family protein encodes MAAAASPDAFVGWSLGLAPWLVGPRPRPPLPEATSPRKGRTMITVRRIMGVETEYALVDRDDPTADPDDLARHLLFAYARDAATRGQPSSPHVPAGTGRTLLDGAGCRFDYSGELPARDARDGTDHELPAEARTHEETGAVLTGSATRWIRRVNAFESHYYRGSATHAVNGARLYVDHTHPEYASPEVLGPRQAARYDMVGDLIMHRAEVALGRQRGTRVQVLKNNTDGRGAAWGAHESYAVDREVDWDLLTAVLLPFLATRQVVGGSGRLGIGAQSQAPGFQIFQRADYVEQEVSLYTTRERPIINTRDEAHADPVRWRRLHVITSDSSVLAVTTLLRTGSTAALLSLVEGYPQRAQALAQRLALADPVGALHAFSHDPSLQVRCDLAAGGSISALEVQRAFLDEIRDVAGTGADEETQEILDLWDEALDALERGYQHAAHLVEWCAKLVVLERLRSRYGCGWDDPRLRAADLRFSAVDPTVSLAAALERGGMVRRVVEEDAVLRGVETAPAQTRAGGRAALVRAFPDRVWAAGWTSLVVDTGARNLLRVSLPDPARPTAAEVERALAAGCVTDQGTQPDPHRTVSPGAGSGTGRDVGPAVGHGTRPGIETVLGALGVEVPDEPAIYGWDEGYYETH; translated from the coding sequence GTGGCCGCAGCTGCCAGCCCTGACGCCTTCGTCGGCTGGTCCCTGGGGCTGGCCCCGTGGCTGGTCGGCCCCAGGCCCCGACCACCACTGCCTGAGGCGACCAGCCCCCGGAAAGGACGAACGATGATCACGGTACGCAGGATCATGGGTGTGGAGACCGAGTACGCCCTGGTCGACCGCGACGACCCCACCGCCGACCCCGACGACCTTGCTCGTCACCTCCTGTTCGCCTACGCGCGCGACGCCGCGACCCGGGGGCAGCCCTCCTCCCCGCACGTGCCCGCGGGTACCGGGCGGACCCTGCTGGATGGTGCGGGCTGCCGCTTCGACTACTCCGGGGAGCTTCCCGCCCGCGACGCCAGGGACGGGACCGACCACGAGCTGCCTGCCGAGGCCCGCACCCACGAGGAGACGGGCGCCGTTCTCACCGGGTCCGCCACCCGCTGGATCAGGAGGGTCAACGCCTTCGAGTCCCACTACTACCGGGGCTCAGCCACCCACGCGGTCAACGGGGCCCGGCTCTACGTGGACCATACCCACCCGGAGTACGCCTCGCCGGAGGTTCTCGGCCCCCGCCAGGCGGCCCGCTACGACATGGTCGGTGACCTCATCATGCACCGTGCCGAGGTTGCGCTGGGCCGCCAGCGCGGCACGCGGGTCCAGGTCCTCAAGAACAACACCGACGGACGCGGCGCCGCCTGGGGCGCCCACGAGAGCTACGCCGTGGACCGGGAGGTGGACTGGGACCTGCTGACTGCCGTCCTGCTGCCCTTCCTGGCCACCAGGCAGGTGGTCGGCGGCTCGGGGCGCCTTGGCATCGGGGCGCAGAGCCAGGCCCCGGGCTTCCAGATCTTTCAGCGCGCCGACTATGTGGAGCAGGAGGTGTCGCTGTACACCACCCGGGAGCGCCCTATTATCAACACCCGCGACGAGGCCCACGCGGACCCGGTGCGCTGGCGGCGCCTGCACGTCATCACCTCCGACTCCTCGGTCCTGGCCGTCACCACGCTGCTGCGCACGGGCTCGACGGCGGCCCTGCTGTCCCTGGTGGAGGGCTACCCGCAGCGGGCCCAGGCCCTGGCCCAGCGCCTGGCCCTGGCCGACCCGGTGGGGGCCCTGCACGCCTTCTCCCACGACCCCAGCCTCCAGGTGCGTTGTGACCTGGCCGCAGGAGGCAGCATCTCCGCCCTGGAGGTCCAGCGTGCCTTCCTCGACGAGATCCGTGACGTAGCCGGGACGGGCGCTGACGAGGAGACTCAGGAGATCCTGGACCTGTGGGATGAGGCCCTCGACGCCCTGGAGCGTGGGTACCAGCACGCGGCCCACCTGGTGGAGTGGTGCGCCAAGCTGGTGGTGCTGGAGCGTCTGCGCTCCCGCTACGGGTGCGGCTGGGACGACCCGCGCCTGCGCGCGGCCGACCTGCGGTTCAGCGCCGTCGACCCCACCGTCTCGCTGGCTGCTGCGCTGGAGCGGGGTGGAATGGTGCGGCGCGTCGTGGAGGAGGACGCCGTGCTCCGCGGGGTGGAGACCGCCCCGGCGCAGACCCGTGCCGGCGGACGGGCCGCGCTTGTCCGGGCGTTCCCCGACCGCGTGTGGGCGGCGGGATGGACCTCCCTGGTGGTGGACACCGGCGCCAGGAACCTGCTGCGCGTCAGCCTGCCCGACCCGGCCCGACCCACAGCCGCCGAGGTTGAGCGGGCGCTCGCGGCGGGCTGCGTCACCGACCAGGGCACCCAGCCTGACCCCCACCGGACCGTTAGCCCCGGGGCCGGCTCTGGCACTGGCCGCGACGTCGGCCCTGCCGTGGGTCACGGCACCAGGCCCGGTATCGAGACCGTCCTGGGCGCTCTGGGGGTTGAGGTGCCCGACGAGCCCGCCATCTACGGCTGGGACGAGGGATACTACGAGACCCACTAG
- a CDS encoding GNAT family N-acetyltransferase codes for MCQTVRELTRADMTSEMMLSLVREAVGQPETQVRCIITEELPTMVVLGAGPQGRPTSLAACAVHPDHVGLEYLAVADGLRGLRGLRGNGLGRLLLTAVARLGFCVIAETDDDAVGFYRRLGFRVTTAPEDPRWPGATRYRCVLDTAAASCAL; via the coding sequence ATGTGCCAGACGGTGCGGGAGCTGACTCGGGCTGACATGACCAGTGAGATGATGCTCTCCCTGGTGCGTGAGGCCGTAGGCCAGCCGGAGACCCAGGTCCGGTGCATCATCACCGAGGAGCTGCCCACGATGGTCGTCCTGGGCGCCGGCCCACAGGGTCGCCCCACCTCCCTCGCCGCCTGCGCCGTGCACCCCGACCACGTGGGCCTGGAGTACCTCGCCGTGGCCGACGGCCTGCGTGGGCTGCGTGGGCTGCGTGGGAATGGTCTCGGCCGCCTCCTCCTGACCGCAGTGGCGCGCCTGGGCTTCTGTGTGATAGCAGAGACTGACGACGACGCCGTCGGCTTCTACCGCAGGCTCGGCTTCCGTGTCACGACGGCCCCCGAGGACCCGCGCTGGCCGGGCGCCACCCGCTACCGCTGCGTGCTCGACACCGCGGCGGCCTCCTGTGCCCTCTAG